The Pseudomonas sp. HOU2 DNA window TATTCGTCGATGGCCGCGCAGGGGGGAGGGTGGTGGGTGAAGTGGAAATGCTAGCGGGTCGTGGGGAGGGTGAGAACCGTGGGTGTGTTGTGGATCTGTAATGTCGGAAAAATCTTCAGGGTTTCAAAAAGTGTGATTTGCAAGGATATGCAGTCATCGCAACAACTTGATGTTGTGATCAATTCGGCTTTGAATGGTACGCAGGGTTTCCTGAGTGATCGCGCCAGGATAACGATCATTTGCCACAGTTGAGAATTGGCTGGATACGTCGCAAAAGCGCTCAATGATAACTCCTGCCTCATAGGCACCAACCTCCGCTTCTGCTGCCAGTCCAAGCATGGCCTTTCGGTCGATTTCCAACGCTTCGCCCATCACATCCATCTGGTGATAACCACCCGGCCCCTCGCAAAAGGTCACATCGTAGGCCGGGGCTAATTTCCAGTCGCCAGTTCGTGACATGGTGTAGGCAAAGTTTTTGGGGTGATCGTCTCGATTGTGGAACGCAACGTTGAATACAGCTCGCTCGAACGCTCGAGCTTTTTCTCGTACATCATTGGTGCATCTCTGCGTCGCGCGCAGGAAGTTGACGTAGTCCAATGCTCCAGGGGATCGAAAATCTGCTCCGGTGAAAGCTGCGAGACTTTGCATGGGGACGCGCAGCCCGTCCTGTCGATCAAAGCGTTTGCTGGCGAAGGCAGCCATTCCGTCTGACAGACTGAAGTATTGCGTGTCTGGTGTTTGAATGCCGCAGAGGCGCAAGCACTCGGCATAGACCATTTCGATAGCGCACACTTCGGGGTGTTCGTGCTGGGCCGGGAATTTCACCAGCCATGCTTCAAAAGCCGGAGTGGCGGCAGTGGTGAACGTCCCGGTATCAGGATCGCGATAGACCAGAGCCTTGGGTCTGGCACCTTGCGGAGAGCCTCCAACCAGCAGCAACTTCTGAAGAAGCTCGCCCCCTTCACCTTTCAGCACTTGTTGCACTTCGGCTGCAAGCAATTCAATGGGAACATGCATCTGCGGTTCTAGCACCTCAGGCGCCACAGGCTTGAACGACATGGCGCCCATGGCATTGTTGCCAATGTAGGCCAGTCGCTCCAAGGGGCCGATGCGTGCGGGATTCAGGCCGCGACGTTTGAATAGACGATCCATCAGCAGCATGCCCCAACCGTCGGGCAGCGAGTCATAGACGGGGCCTGGCAATCCCAACTGATGTTGCGGGAAATCCCGGCTTAATTTTGCGCCTTGTAAAGGAAGTTTCAGGGACGAAAGTTCGAGTCCTCTTTTTTTCGCTTCGTCGCTGTACTCAAACACCACCAGCGGACGGCCGGTCAGCGCTGCGGTGGAAGCCAGTGTGCCCCACCGCCAATGGTCACCCCAACCCTCGTAGTAGACGTCTACTTTCTCAAGCATTGTCGGATTTCCTTTTGATGCGGTAACGCTTGGCACTGTTTTCGTAGCGCAGGATGTCGTCCAGAGTTTCAAGCTTTGGCAAGAACAGGTTTTCGAGTTCCTTGCTGCGTCCAAGTACCATGGCGACGCGCACCAGATTTTCGAAGCCCACATTACGCCCGGCCTCAAGATTGGATACCGTGTTGGTTCCGATGCCGGCACGTGCGGCCACATCTGCTTGTGTCATCTCCAGAGCGAGTCGATCAGTGCGCAGGCGTTCACAGATCCGCTTGACGATCTCACTTGGCTTGCTAAGGCTCAAATCCAACATAATGGGTCTTACACCTCAAAAGCTACTTTAAACCCGGTAATTCTGGATTTATCCAGGAATTTGTCATCCATGCGTTATTCCTGTTTATTGTGGCTTATCTTTTAAAAATCGCAATAACCCACAGAAAAATGGAATTATTCAAATTTGGTTGAGGAGAGGTCCGAGTCAGGAGAATCATCATTCATGGTGCCTTGCCACAAATCCCGGACACAAAAAAACCGGCCCTGTAGGCCGGTTTTTTCTGTTCCTGCATCCCCCGTGATAACACGACGTGGGACCTGATTGAGTGGAGCGGGTAGAGGGAATCGAACCCTCAACTAAAGCTTGGGAAGCTTTCGTTTTGCCACTAAACTATACCCGCTCAGAGCGGCTGACTTTGTACCAGAGTCGGGCGCAGATTTGAAGTTTTTCTTTTGCTCGCAGCGCGTTACAGCATTGAAAACGGTCATCCGCGGGCGAATCTGCAGGACAGTCCATGCTGGTTTTTCAGCCCCACAGACTCGCTCGCGACGACGCTTTTTCAAATGGCCAATGCATGGTGATCCTGGACGAACGAGTAGCGCGTTCGGCTCGACTGTTGTGACGGTTTCAGGAAACCGAGCAGGGCGTTCTGGCTATCGCGGCACGCAGCCTTGTGCTCCATGTCGAGGAAGTGCCCAGTGGCCTGCAGCGTGGTGAAGGTGCTGTGCGCCACGTGGTTGGCAAATATCCGAGCGTCTTCAGCGGCGGTGTACTCATCCCATTCGCCGTTGAGAAACAGCACCGGCACGTTGATCTTCTTCGCCGCATTCAAATAGCACTGACGATCGCTGTGCAGTACGTCACTGATATGGAAGTGCATCTGTCCGTATTCGTGCTCGGCCAGGCTGCTGACGTGGCGATAGTTGAAGCGCTTGAACAGTGACGGCAGGTGTTTGCCGATAGTGCTGTTGACCAGATGCCCGACGCGGTCGCCGTCGCGTTGGCCGAGGTAATCGACACCGCGCTCAAGGTAATCAAGCATGTGTGCGTTGATCACCGGCGAGAACGAGCTGATCACGGCTTTCTCGATACGCCGCGGCTGTTGCGACAGGGCAACCAGAGTCGCCGCACCACCCCAGGAAAACGACAGCACGTGTTCGGCGCCGAAATGGTCGATCAACTCCAGCAAGATCAGCCCTTCGACTTCCTTGGTCAGATGTTTCTCGTGACGGTTGTGGATTTTCGACTTGCCCGCGTAGGGTTGGTCGTAGCAAACCACGTTGAATTGCGGGTGCAGGTTTTTCACAGTCTGTGCAAACGACGCAGTCGTGGCCATCGAGCCGTTGACCAGGATGATGGTCTTTTCTGCGGCGTCTGCGCGATAGAACTCCGTGTAAACCCGATACTGACCCTGTATATCCAGCACAGCGATTTCTGGCCTCATGTCATAAGACTCCTGGCAAGCAAGCGGGTATGCGCGCAAATAGAGATTGCACGAGCTTTGTGACAGGTAGGCATACGCCTGGAATTTGCTTGGCCCATGTCGATCCATGACTGCGGTCGACGGGTGTTGTTATTGGCGGGCAGTCTGCCGGCTGAGGCGCAACCCGAGGGCTGACGACCGGCAAAAAGTTTCTTGGAAGTATGTTGTGACTCATCGGTCACAATTTGGCCGACGTCCTGATTCAAGCAGTGGGAGAGGGATCGCGCAAGTGCCGTTGGTAAATTGTTCGACAACTTCTGCTGAGCGGTCGCCGGCTTAGAACAAATGGATCTCTTCGGTGCGCAAGGCGCGATACTCGCCCGGTTTTAGCGCGTTATCCAGCGACAGCGGGCCCATGGATTCGCGGTGCAGGCGCAAGACTTTGTTGTTGAAGTGACCAAACATGCGCTTCACCTGATGGTAGCGACCCTCGACGATGCTCAGGCGCGCCGCTCTTGGGCCGAGCACTTCGAGTTGCGCCGGTTGCGTGGTCAGGTTTTCGAAGGCGAAGTAGATGCCATCGGCAAACGTGAGGGCGTATTGCGGCCCGATCTCCTGTTCGGTCTCGACGTAATAGACCTTCGGCAGTTTGGTCTGCGGTTGGGTCAGGCGTCGCGACCAACTGCCATCGTTGGTGATCAACATCAGTCCGGTGGTGTTGAAGTCGAGGCGACCGGCGATGTGCAGGTCGTCCTTGTCCGGTTCATCGATCAGGTCAAGCACGGTCGGGTGCTGCGGATCGCGAGTGGCGCTGACGCACCCCGGCGGTTTGTGCAGCATGAAGTAGCGTGCCGGTTTGCCGAGTTGCAGGACTTCTTCATCGACTTCGACGCGGCTGAACTCCAGCACTTCGCTGTGCGGGTCGCTGACGACTTTTCCGTCGATCCGCACGCGCTTTTCCACCAGCAACAGACGAACCTGCTGACGGTTATAGCGGGGCAGGTTGCTGAGAAAACGGTCGACGCGCATGGTCAGGAATCGGCGAACAAAGGGCTGCGTATCTTACGGGATCGGCCGCGCCGCTGCCTGCAGTTGCGCCTCCACTTGAGCGCAGCGCGGACACAGGCAGGATTTGTCACGCAGCGCCGCCGGCAGCGCTTCAAGCACGGCGGGGTCGATGCTCACGCCATAGCACCAGCAGGCCTGATCGGCGGTGCGCGGGTCGGCCAGGGTGCAATCGTTACGTGCGCCGCAGGCCGGGCAGAGGTCGGGTTTGGTGTCGGAATCAGGCATAAGTCGGGTGAGGCATTTTTCCACGCAGGTGCGGTTACGGCCGATTTGCTTGGCCCGTTGCATCGCATGATCGGCCCGGGACGGTAGCCTGTGCAAGCTCGCAGGCCAACCGTGGGAGCAAACCTGCTACCACAGAGGATTTTCAGTGTGACTGACGCCGCTGATCTGAAGCCTTTCCGCGCCCGGCACTTGCCCCCGACGTGACAGTCAAAACTGTGTCGGCTGCGCTGTCTTGCTGCGGCCGCTGGTCTTTCAGGAGGCCGTCATGAGTACTTCAAAACTGTTGCGCCGGGTGCTGCTGGGAGCGGTGCTCGGCCTGGGTCTGTCCGGGTGTTATTACTACGCCGGTCCTTACGATGCTTACCCCGCCACTTACTACTATCCCGGCTATTACTCACCTTATTACTACGGCGGTTATTACGGCCCGCGCTATTACGGTGGCGGACATTATTACTACGGCGGCTACGGTTATCGCGGTGGTTATGGACGCGGTTATCACGGCGGCGGCTATCACGGTGGGCACCACTGATCGGCGGCTGAATGAAAGTGTTTTTCAAATGAACAGGATTTCATCAATCACATGTTTCAACTTGTTACGAAAGCGCACCAGATTCGGAAAACGCTGTCTGATTATTCGTCAGTCACCCAATAAACGACTGATGCCTGCCAGCGTCGCTGGTGCGGCTACCCGCGGTCCAGGAGGCCGCCATGTATCGACGAATTCTTCTACTTGCTGCGATGATGTTTTCCGTTGCCGGTTGCGCTCCCTACTCCTACGCAGACAGTTATTACAGCTCAGAGGTCTACACCTCACCCGCTCCGGCGTACTACAACACTGGCGGCACCTATTACAGCGGTGGCAGCACCTACTACTCGGCCCCGCGCTACTACCAGGCGGCCCCGCGTTACTACCAACCGGCCCCGCGTTATTACTCGGCGCCACGTTACTACCAACCAGCGCCGCGCTACTACGAGAGCCGCCGCTGGCACGACAATGATCGCGGGCGCTGGGACGGGCACCGTGGTGGGGGTTGGGATCGTGACCGTGGTGGCCGTGATCATCACGGTAACCGCGGTGACCACGGCGGTCGAGGTGGTCGCTGGTAATTCACCGCAAACAAAAAAGCGGCGCATTGAGCGCCGCTTTTTTGTGCCTGCGATTTGCCGGGTGTTCAGTAAACCGTCAAATCCGCCAACGGATGCCGACCTTCCCACACCTTGTGAAAATGCGCCTCGACCACCGCATCCGGCACGGTATTGATATCCGGCCAATGCCAGTGCGGTTTCTGATCCTTGTCTATCAATCGTGCGCGCACGCCTTCGCTGAATTCCGGGTGCCGGCAGCAATTGAGGCTCAGGGTGTATTCCATCTGGAACACTTCGGCCAGCGACAGGTAGCGAGCGCGGAGGATCTGTTCCCAGACCAGATGCGCGGTCAGCGGCGAGCCTTCGCTCAGGGTGTTCGCGGCGCGGGCGATCAGCGGGTCGCTGCTGTCGCGTTGCAGGCTGATGGCTTTC harbors:
- a CDS encoding alpha/beta hydrolase; this encodes MRPEIAVLDIQGQYRVYTEFYRADAAEKTIILVNGSMATTASFAQTVKNLHPQFNVVCYDQPYAGKSKIHNRHEKHLTKEVEGLILLELIDHFGAEHVLSFSWGGAATLVALSQQPRRIEKAVISSFSPVINAHMLDYLERGVDYLGQRDGDRVGHLVNSTIGKHLPSLFKRFNYRHVSSLAEHEYGQMHFHISDVLHSDRQCYLNAAKKINVPVLFLNGEWDEYTAAEDARIFANHVAHSTFTTLQATGHFLDMEHKAACRDSQNALLGFLKPSQQSSRTRYSFVQDHHALAI
- a CDS encoding cysteine-rich CWC family protein, with the protein product MPDSDTKPDLCPACGARNDCTLADPRTADQACWCYGVSIDPAVLEALPAALRDKSCLCPRCAQVEAQLQAAARPIP
- a CDS encoding pseudouridine synthase; translated protein: MRVDRFLSNLPRYNRQQVRLLLVEKRVRIDGKVVSDPHSEVLEFSRVEVDEEVLQLGKPARYFMLHKPPGCVSATRDPQHPTVLDLIDEPDKDDLHIAGRLDFNTTGLMLITNDGSWSRRLTQPQTKLPKVYYVETEQEIGPQYALTFADGIYFAFENLTTQPAQLEVLGPRAARLSIVEGRYHQVKRMFGHFNNKVLRLHRESMGPLSLDNALKPGEYRALRTEEIHLF
- a CDS encoding helix-turn-helix transcriptional regulator, with amino-acid sequence MLDLSLSKPSEIVKRICERLRTDRLALEMTQADVAARAGIGTNTVSNLEAGRNVGFENLVRVAMVLGRSKELENLFLPKLETLDDILRYENSAKRYRIKRKSDNA
- a CDS encoding type II toxin-antitoxin system HipA family toxin produces the protein MLEKVDVYYEGWGDHWRWGTLASTAALTGRPLVVFEYSDEAKKRGLELSSLKLPLQGAKLSRDFPQHQLGLPGPVYDSLPDGWGMLLMDRLFKRRGLNPARIGPLERLAYIGNNAMGAMSFKPVAPEVLEPQMHVPIELLAAEVQQVLKGEGGELLQKLLLVGGSPQGARPKALVYRDPDTGTFTTAATPAFEAWLVKFPAQHEHPEVCAIEMVYAECLRLCGIQTPDTQYFSLSDGMAAFASKRFDRQDGLRVPMQSLAAFTGADFRSPGALDYVNFLRATQRCTNDVREKARAFERAVFNVAFHNRDDHPKNFAYTMSRTGDWKLAPAYDVTFCEGPGGYHQMDVMGEALEIDRKAMLGLAAEAEVGAYEAGVIIERFCDVSSQFSTVANDRYPGAITQETLRTIQSRIDHNIKLLR